One Rutidosis leptorrhynchoides isolate AG116_Rl617_1_P2 unplaced genomic scaffold, CSIRO_AGI_Rlap_v1 contig156, whole genome shotgun sequence DNA segment encodes these proteins:
- the LOC139881446 gene encoding uncharacterized protein, with translation MLKIFKEYKMNHALREENMHADILSKLASGELVELSGPIYVERLLAPSIEQKKVAVIEGSYDWMTPIKCYLTDETIIEDSAQAQKLILQAVRFIIIDGALYKRVFTDQRCIKMLGTFFRKYDECQRHSSISRQPVEELSSILSPVPFVVWGINLLGPFTQARGTTKYKVAAIYYFTKWVEAKVLATIMTLEIRR, from the exons ATGCTGAAAATCTTCAAGGAGTACAAAATGAATCACGCCCTAAGGGAGGAAAATATGCATGCGGACATCCTGTCTAAGCTAGCCTCCGGCGAGCTAGTGGAACTTTCGGGGCCAATCTATGTCGAACGACTGTTGGCCCCCAGTATAGAGCAAAAGAAAGTAGCAGTGATTGAAGGCTCGTATGATTGGATGACCCCTATAAAGTGCTACCTGACAGACGAGACCATTATAGAAGATTCTGCCCAAGCTCAAAAGCTGATACTTCAGGCTGTCCGCTTCATTATCATCGACGGAGCGCTCTATAAGAG GGTTTTTACTGACCAACGTTGTATAAAGATGCTGGGGACTTTCTTTCGGAAGTACGACGAGTGCCAGAGGCATTCATCTATCTCCCGACAGCCTGTCGAGGAGTTGAGTTCCATCCTCTCACCGGTACCCTTCGTCGTGTGGGGCATCAACCTATTAGGACCCTTCACCCAGGCCAGGGGCACGACCAAGTACAAGGTGGCCGCCATTTACTACTTCACCAAATGGGTCGAGGCTAAAGTCCTGGCGACTATAATGACCCTAGAAATTCGCAGATGA